One window of the Actinomycetota bacterium genome contains the following:
- a CDS encoding nucleoside 2-deoxyribosyltransferase, with protein sequence MIASGSVYVASPLGFSVPTRLFYETELLAALAAAGFAVLDPWQLSPGSDVHEPVDPMAIGEKNARMIEKAHAVLAVLDGTDVDSGTAAEIGYAAALGRPVVGYRTDIRQTGEAGAVVNLQVEYFIRVSGGRITSSLDEAIALLAEICSGLPAGGAV encoded by the coding sequence TTGATTGCAAGCGGGAGTGTCTACGTCGCCAGCCCTCTGGGATTTTCTGTTCCCACGCGGCTCTTCTACGAAACCGAGCTTCTCGCCGCCCTGGCTGCGGCGGGCTTCGCCGTCCTGGACCCGTGGCAGCTTTCGCCGGGCTCAGATGTCCACGAGCCGGTAGACCCGATGGCCATCGGCGAGAAGAACGCTCGGATGATCGAGAAGGCGCATGCAGTTCTGGCGGTGCTCGACGGAACCGACGTGGACAGCGGCACCGCCGCCGAGATCGGGTACGCCGCGGCGCTCGGCCGGCCGGTGGTCGGCTACCGCACGGACATCCGGCAGACCGGAGAGGCCGGGGCCGTCGTCAACCTTCAGGTCGAGTACTTCATCCGGGTGAGCGGCGGCCGGATCACCTCGTCGCTCGACGAGGCTATCGCCCTTCTGGCTGAGATCTGTTCGGGCCTACCGGCCGGCGGAGCTGTTTAG
- a CDS encoding GAF and ANTAR domain-containing protein gives MADTLVADFDVVDFLHTLANRTAELFEAAEAGVMLGDQRGGLRVMASSSERARLLELFELQNEQGPCLDSFKSGEPVNVEDLLKESRWPLFTAEATEAGFRSVHSLPLRFRSEVIGALNLFRATPGLLAAHELAGAQAMADIATISILQERALREAKVLADQLQRALNSRVIIEQAKGVLAERAQVNLDDAFNMLRSYARNHNRRLHDVATAVVSSLLSIEDLKKHGS, from the coding sequence TTGGCCGATACCCTGGTCGCCGACTTCGACGTGGTGGACTTTCTTCACACACTCGCCAACCGAACGGCGGAGTTGTTTGAGGCCGCCGAAGCCGGGGTGATGCTGGGAGACCAGCGCGGGGGCTTAAGGGTAATGGCCTCCTCCAGCGAGCGGGCTCGCCTTTTGGAGCTGTTCGAGCTCCAGAACGAGCAGGGCCCCTGCCTGGACAGCTTCAAGTCGGGGGAACCGGTCAACGTGGAAGACCTCCTGAAGGAGAGCCGCTGGCCGCTGTTCACTGCCGAGGCAACCGAAGCGGGATTCCGATCGGTTCACAGCCTTCCGCTGAGGTTCCGCTCCGAGGTCATCGGTGCGCTAAACCTGTTCCGAGCCACGCCCGGCCTTCTGGCGGCGCACGAGCTGGCAGGAGCGCAGGCGATGGCGGACATCGCCACGATCAGCATCCTGCAGGAGCGGGCGCTGCGAGAGGCAAAGGTACTGGCCGACCAGCTCCAGCGCGCTCTCAACAGCCGCGTGATCATCGAACAGGCAAAGGGGGTGCTGGCCGAGCGGGCACAGGTCAACCTGGACGATGCGTTCAACATGCTTCGCAGCTACGCCAGGAACCACAACCGGCGGCTACACGATGTCGCTACCGCCGTCGTCTCGAGCCTGCTCAGCATCGAGGACCTGAAAAAGCACGGCTCTTAG
- a CDS encoding GAF and ANTAR domain-containing protein encodes MREDQRLVRTFVELADTLVQDFDVVDFLSTLALRCAELLDAAEAGIMLVRPDGGLRVVASSSERARLLELFEIQNQEGPCLECFRSGKPSVADDLESEFDRWPMFAPEATRAGYRSVHALALRCQNQVIGALNLFGTTPGAFSADDLVSAQAMADVATIGILQQRAIAEARILAEQLQSALNSRVVIEQAKGVLSERAQIGVDEAFEILRRYARSNHLRLREVAEAFIESRLVMADLGATGAPSKG; translated from the coding sequence ATGAGAGAGGACCAACGACTGGTTCGCACCTTCGTCGAGCTTGCCGACACCTTGGTACAGGACTTCGACGTGGTGGACTTTCTCAGCACCCTCGCCCTGAGGTGTGCCGAGCTTCTCGATGCGGCTGAAGCCGGGATCATGCTGGTCCGACCCGATGGCGGGCTGCGGGTCGTGGCGTCCTCCAGCGAGCGGGCCCGCCTTTTGGAGCTCTTCGAGATCCAGAACCAGGAGGGCCCGTGCCTGGAATGCTTCCGAAGCGGCAAGCCCTCGGTCGCAGACGATCTGGAGAGCGAGTTCGACCGGTGGCCGATGTTCGCTCCCGAAGCTACCCGCGCCGGCTACCGCTCCGTGCATGCGCTGGCGCTCCGGTGCCAGAACCAGGTCATCGGCGCGCTCAACCTTTTTGGGACCACCCCCGGAGCCTTCAGCGCCGACGACCTGGTCTCGGCCCAGGCGATGGCCGACGTTGCGACCATCGGGATCCTCCAGCAACGCGCAATAGCAGAGGCGAGGATCCTGGCAGAACAGCTTCAGTCCGCCCTGAACAGCCGGGTGGTGATCGAGCAGGCCAAAGGAGTGTTGTCCGAGAGGGCGCAGATCGGAGTGGACGAGGCCTTTGAGATCCTCCGCCGATACGCCCGCAGCAACCACCTGAGGCTCAGGGAGGTCGCAGAAGCGTTCATCGAGAGCAGGCTCGTAATGGCAGACCTCGGCGCGACCGGGGCACCGTCGAAGGGCTAA
- a CDS encoding ANTAR domain-containing protein yields MDAERLARVIGAVSAAGDPDPATYPARVCVAGVHLLGVDAAGLTLMTKSELGAVWASDQLAETVEDLQFALGEGPALDAHGLGRPALEPNLAEAGSRWPFFAPQAVELGISAVFSYPLQIGVIRLGALNLFRKEPGWLSKGQLSDALVLADVATQDIIDLQAEGSLHWPLSDRFAERARVHQATGMVAAQIESDMANALARIRGYAFANELTIFEVAEEVIARRLRLTAQP; encoded by the coding sequence GTGGACGCAGAGCGTCTCGCCAGAGTGATCGGCGCAGTCAGCGCAGCCGGGGACCCGGACCCCGCAACCTATCCGGCGCGGGTCTGTGTTGCCGGGGTTCATCTGCTCGGGGTCGACGCCGCAGGCCTGACCTTGATGACCAAGTCCGAGCTGGGGGCGGTATGGGCTTCCGATCAGCTGGCAGAAACGGTGGAGGACCTCCAGTTCGCGCTCGGCGAGGGCCCGGCGTTGGACGCACACGGGCTGGGACGCCCCGCCCTGGAGCCAAACCTGGCCGAGGCCGGCTCCCGGTGGCCGTTCTTCGCGCCCCAAGCGGTGGAACTGGGGATCTCAGCGGTGTTTTCTTATCCCCTCCAGATCGGTGTCATCCGCCTCGGAGCGCTGAACCTTTTCCGAAAGGAGCCGGGGTGGCTCTCCAAGGGCCAACTGTCGGACGCTCTGGTCCTGGCCGACGTCGCAACTCAGGACATCATCGACCTGCAGGCGGAAGGGTCCCTCCACTGGCCGCTGTCGGACCGTTTCGCCGAGCGGGCGCGGGTCCACCAGGCAACCGGGATGGTGGCGGCACAGATCGAGTCGGACATGGCCAACGCCCTGGCCCGCATCCGCGGGTACGCCTTTGCCAACGAGCTGACGATCTTCGAGGTGGCCGAGGAGGTCATCGCCCGGCGGCTCCGTCTAACCGCGCAGCCTTAG
- a CDS encoding VOC family protein, with amino-acid sequence MRTLHIGLRVADLDRSLKFYESVGYEVLGTVPETPLGKLVMLKLPGDDFVTIELVYDPENHPNPGTGLSHLVIQVESMEAATAKLATLGVEAEEPASHGSDDFFTSWIVDPDGNRIELVQWPAGHPDGMTAEDFAG; translated from the coding sequence ATGAGGACGTTGCACATCGGCCTGCGGGTGGCCGATCTGGACCGCTCGCTCAAGTTTTACGAGTCCGTCGGCTACGAGGTCCTCGGCACCGTCCCCGAAACCCCCTTGGGCAAGCTGGTCATGCTCAAACTCCCGGGGGACGATTTCGTCACCATCGAGCTCGTTTACGATCCGGAAAACCACCCGAACCCCGGCACCGGACTCAGCCACCTGGTCATCCAGGTCGAATCAATGGAAGCCGCGACCGCCAAGCTCGCTACCCTTGGCGTTGAAGCCGAGGAGCCGGCCTCACACGGCTCAGACGACTTTTTCACATCGTGGATTGTCGACCCCGACGGGAACCGGATTGAGCTGGTCCAGTGGCCTGCCGGCCATCCCGACGGCATGACTGCGGAGGACTTTGCCGGCTGA
- a CDS encoding nuclear transport factor 2 family protein gives MAHPNEEALRQGYEAFGRGDIETVMGLFTDDIRWHAPGRNDKVAGDYNGKQEVGGFFQKLMEHTGGTFKLEIHDLLANDEHGVALVKLTGERKGKSLNSNDVHVWHVKDGKFSEFWSNLDDLYAFDEFWAD, from the coding sequence ATGGCTCATCCCAACGAGGAAGCGCTCAGGCAGGGATACGAGGCATTCGGGAGAGGTGACATCGAAACCGTTATGGGGCTGTTCACCGACGACATAAGGTGGCACGCCCCCGGCCGAAACGACAAAGTCGCCGGAGACTACAACGGCAAACAGGAGGTCGGAGGGTTCTTCCAAAAGCTTATGGAGCACACCGGGGGAACCTTCAAGCTGGAGATCCACGACCTGCTTGCCAACGACGAGCACGGCGTCGCCCTTGTCAAGCTCACGGGGGAAAGAAAAGGTAAGTCGTTGAACTCGAACGATGTTCACGTCTGGCACGTAAAAGACGGCAAGTTCTCGGAGTTTTGGTCGAACCTGGACGATCTTTACGCTTTCGACGAATTCTGGGCCGACTAG
- a CDS encoding M20/M25/M40 family metallo-hydrolase: protein MTERQRILDAVSRYSDRFLAHLTEACAIPSVATEGQGVEMMVWLENRLLELGAKVSRLSVPGSPEAILGEFVGADSTRTLMIYDHYDVQPVDPLNLWISPPFEPAVRDGRLYARGAADNKGDLIARLCALEVYQELYGQLPYTVKFLIEGEEENGSVYFERICQAYAEELKADDCVWEGGWMDLDGRPEMYYGCKGLLYIELRYRALTGDQHSSIAVYAPSAAWHVLKAVNSLKDDKGNIVIEGFHDKIVPPGPREEELIARIPFNEEAMKKRLGITEFYKGLTGTDLKHELLYAPTANIAGFETGYTVPGGQKTVLPAEAMAKVDFRLVPDQDGTEIAGLVRKHLKDKGFGDIEVSVMSHENPSRSPLDSTLGRAAEKAAEGWFEDPVTIYPYMWATGPMFPIAQGLGIPICSPPGVGRPDSNLHAPNEHVHIDDFYDIIGYTVAYLREYGQTDPV from the coding sequence ATGACCGAACGCCAGCGAATCCTCGACGCCGTCTCCAGGTACTCCGACCGCTTTCTTGCCCACCTCACCGAGGCCTGCGCCATCCCCAGCGTGGCCACCGAGGGACAGGGGGTCGAGATGATGGTGTGGCTCGAAAATCGCTTGCTGGAACTGGGCGCCAAGGTCTCCCGGCTGTCCGTGCCCGGGTCGCCCGAGGCGATCCTCGGCGAGTTCGTCGGCGCCGACAGCACCCGCACCCTGATGATCTACGACCACTACGACGTCCAGCCGGTAGACCCGCTCAACCTGTGGATCTCTCCTCCGTTCGAGCCGGCAGTCCGGGACGGCAGGCTGTACGCCCGGGGCGCCGCCGACAACAAGGGCGACCTGATCGCCCGGCTCTGTGCGCTGGAGGTCTACCAGGAGCTCTACGGCCAGCTCCCCTACACGGTCAAGTTCCTCATCGAGGGCGAGGAGGAGAACGGCAGCGTCTACTTCGAGCGGATCTGCCAGGCGTACGCCGAGGAACTGAAGGCCGACGACTGCGTCTGGGAAGGCGGCTGGATGGACCTCGACGGCCGGCCGGAGATGTACTACGGCTGCAAAGGCCTTCTTTACATCGAGCTGCGTTACAGGGCGCTGACCGGCGACCAGCACTCGTCGATCGCCGTGTACGCCCCCTCGGCCGCCTGGCACGTCCTCAAAGCGGTCAACTCGTTGAAGGACGACAAGGGAAACATCGTCATCGAGGGGTTCCACGACAAGATCGTCCCGCCCGGCCCGCGGGAGGAGGAGCTCATCGCCAGGATTCCGTTCAACGAGGAGGCGATGAAGAAGCGCCTTGGCATCACCGAGTTCTACAAGGGGTTGACCGGCACCGACCTGAAGCACGAGCTGCTCTACGCCCCCACTGCGAACATCGCCGGCTTTGAAACCGGCTACACGGTCCCCGGGGGGCAGAAGACCGTCCTGCCGGCCGAGGCCATGGCCAAGGTGGACTTCCGTCTGGTGCCCGACCAGGACGGCACCGAGATCGCCGGGTTGGTGCGCAAACATCTGAAGGACAAGGGCTTCGGTGACATCGAGGTCAGCGTGATGAGCCACGAGAACCCGTCCCGGTCCCCGCTGGACTCCACGCTCGGCCGGGCTGCTGAGAAGGCCGCCGAAGGGTGGTTCGAGGACCCGGTCACCATCTACCCGTACATGTGGGCCACCGGGCCGATGTTCCCCATCGCCCAGGGCCTCGGGATTCCCATCTGCTCGCCCCCGGGGGTCGGGCGCCCGGACTCGAACCTTCACGCCCCCAACGAGCACGTTCACATCGACGATTTCTACGACATCATCGGCTACACCGTCGCCTACCTGCGGGAGTACGGTCAAACCGACCCGGTTTAG
- the thiO gene encoding glycine oxidase ThiO — protein sequence MNYDSIIVGGGIIGLSIGWRASQLGLSVLILDRSDPPDAASTVAAGMLAPVTETTFGEDDLLRLNLEGARRWKGFAEELSFAAGVNLADHRRGILHTALDRDQSEALSRLYEYQQELGLEVEWLSSMACRRLEPALHPSTRAGILAGGDWAVDPRAVLESLRTVLKASGAAIRHGVEVTKVTGGAQPSVALATGELLVTRTVVVAAGPWSGLVPGVPAGIAKAIRPVKGQILRLNPSASLPAPISHAVRSEDVYLVPRPGGEVVVGATVEEKGFDTAPTAGGVFELLRAADELVPGIREMEIGEVGAGLRPATPDNAPLLGLIEPGIAIATGHYRNGVLLAPVTADGIAELLAKGELPPELAPFDPHRFAR from the coding sequence GTGAACTACGACTCCATAATCGTCGGCGGCGGGATCATCGGGCTCAGCATCGGCTGGCGCGCCTCCCAGCTCGGCCTGTCGGTTCTCATCCTCGACCGGTCCGACCCTCCGGACGCGGCATCGACCGTCGCCGCCGGCATGCTCGCCCCGGTCACCGAGACGACCTTCGGCGAGGACGACCTGCTCCGGCTGAACCTGGAGGGTGCCCGGCGCTGGAAGGGGTTCGCCGAGGAGCTTTCTTTCGCCGCCGGGGTCAACCTGGCCGACCACCGGCGCGGGATCCTGCACACCGCCCTGGACCGCGACCAGTCCGAAGCCCTCTCCCGGCTCTACGAGTACCAGCAGGAGCTGGGGTTGGAGGTCGAGTGGCTCTCCTCCATGGCGTGCCGCCGGCTGGAGCCGGCCCTGCACCCCTCGACCCGGGCCGGGATCCTCGCCGGGGGCGATTGGGCCGTGGACCCCCGGGCCGTGCTGGAATCTCTGCGGACCGTTTTGAAGGCTTCCGGGGCGGCCATCCGTCACGGTGTCGAGGTGACGAAGGTCACCGGAGGCGCCCAGCCTTCGGTCGCCCTGGCAACCGGTGAGCTGCTGGTGACCCGCACCGTCGTGGTGGCCGCCGGGCCGTGGTCCGGCCTGGTGCCGGGCGTTCCCGCCGGCATCGCCAAAGCGATACGGCCGGTGAAGGGTCAGATCCTGCGCCTGAATCCCTCGGCGTCGCTACCCGCGCCGATCAGCCACGCCGTCCGCAGCGAGGACGTCTACCTGGTCCCCCGCCCGGGGGGCGAGGTCGTCGTGGGAGCCACGGTTGAGGAGAAGGGCTTTGACACGGCCCCGACCGCCGGGGGGGTCTTCGAGCTGCTCCGGGCGGCCGACGAGCTGGTGCCCGGCATCCGCGAGATGGAGATCGGTGAGGTGGGCGCCGGCCTCCGCCCCGCCACTCCCGACAACGCTCCCCTGCTGGGTCTGATCGAGCCGGGGATTGCGATCGCCACGGGCCACTACCGCAACGGCGTGCTGCTGGCGCCGGTGACTGCCGACGGCATCGCCGAGCTGCTCGCCAAGGGCGAGCTGCCGCCCGAGCTGGCTCCGTTCGACCCCCACCGGTTCGCCCGATGA
- the thiS gene encoding sulfur carrier protein ThiS: MKLKLNGEEHRLSAGASIPDVLGILGFEAARGVAVAVDGEVVPRSEWGEFALSDGMRVEVLRAVQGG, encoded by the coding sequence ATGAAGCTCAAGCTCAACGGTGAGGAGCACCGGTTGAGCGCCGGAGCGTCGATCCCCGACGTCCTTGGCATACTTGGATTCGAGGCGGCACGCGGCGTGGCCGTCGCAGTCGACGGTGAGGTGGTCCCCCGGAGCGAGTGGGGAGAGTTCGCCCTCTCGGACGGCATGCGGGTAGAGGTTCTAAGAGCGGTTCAGGGAGGTTAG
- a CDS encoding thiazole synthase — protein MREKLQIAGRVFQSRLIFGTGGFTSLQVMGDALKETGAEMVTVAMRRVDPVAGGSILDVIEAAGCDVLPNTAGCFTAADAVLTARMAREALGTEWIKLEVIGDDRTLLPDGPELLAAAETLVDEGFIVLPYTNDDPILAKRLEQVGCAAVMPLGSPIGSGAGIRNPYNLAIILENAGVPVVLDAGIGTASDATIAMELGCDAVLVASSISRAKDPLSMARAMRMAVESGRLAHEAGRIPKRLFAEASSPTEGVAEY, from the coding sequence GTGCGCGAGAAGCTGCAGATCGCCGGACGGGTCTTCCAGTCGCGCCTGATCTTCGGCACCGGCGGCTTCACCAGCCTGCAGGTGATGGGGGACGCCCTTAAGGAGACCGGCGCCGAGATGGTCACGGTCGCCATGCGGCGGGTGGACCCGGTGGCCGGCGGGTCGATCCTGGACGTCATCGAGGCGGCCGGATGCGACGTCCTCCCCAACACCGCCGGGTGCTTCACCGCCGCCGACGCAGTCCTCACCGCCCGGATGGCCCGGGAGGCCCTGGGGACGGAGTGGATCAAGCTCGAGGTGATCGGCGACGACCGCACCCTGCTCCCCGACGGCCCCGAGCTGCTGGCCGCCGCCGAGACGCTGGTCGACGAGGGGTTCATCGTGCTGCCCTACACCAACGACGACCCGATCCTCGCCAAACGGCTGGAGCAGGTCGGCTGCGCTGCAGTCATGCCGCTCGGATCGCCGATCGGCAGCGGGGCCGGAATTCGCAACCCCTACAACCTGGCGATCATCCTGGAGAACGCCGGCGTGCCCGTGGTGCTGGACGCCGGTATCGGAACCGCCTCGGACGCGACGATTGCGATGGAGCTGGGGTGTGACGCGGTGCTGGTCGCCAGCTCGATCTCCCGGGCGAAGGACCCGCTAAGCATGGCGCGGGCCATGCGGATGGCGGTCGAGTCCGGCCGGCTGGCGCACGAGGCGGGCCGAATCCCGAAACGCCTGTTCGCCGAGGCTTCCAGCCCGACCGAGGGCGTCGCCGAGTATTAG
- a CDS encoding DUF72 domain-containing protein → MPGSKNIFIGTASWTDKTLIESGKFYPKEANNAESRLRFYADNFPIVEVDSTYYYPPSDQAVDAWVNRTPDEFTFHIKAWSLLTKHPTRPNSLAPDLRETATERKGKFLYASHLPDETMDEVWRRFAASLMPLHSTGKLGVIHFQYPEWFMPGTESRNYIVECQERLHNFRIAVEFRNSLWFEERNLQRTLEFLRSHDIPVTSVDMPQGFRSSMPPVAAATAKDLAYVRFHGRNTEQWDKPQEIATPRFAYKYTQEELLPWVPKLKELANQAKEVHVLMNNCYQDYAVQNARDLGELLEE, encoded by the coding sequence GTGCCGGGTTCCAAGAACATCTTCATCGGGACCGCTTCCTGGACCGACAAGACCCTCATCGAGAGCGGGAAGTTCTATCCGAAGGAGGCGAACAACGCCGAGTCCCGCCTCCGCTTCTATGCCGACAACTTCCCGATTGTCGAGGTCGACTCCACCTACTACTACCCGCCCTCCGATCAGGCGGTGGACGCCTGGGTGAACCGAACGCCCGACGAGTTCACGTTCCACATCAAGGCCTGGTCGTTACTCACCAAACACCCGACCCGGCCCAACTCCCTGGCGCCCGACCTCCGGGAGACCGCCACCGAACGCAAGGGCAAGTTCCTGTACGCCAGCCACCTGCCCGACGAGACCATGGACGAGGTCTGGCGCCGGTTCGCCGCATCCCTCATGCCGCTGCACTCAACCGGCAAGCTCGGGGTTATCCACTTCCAGTACCCCGAGTGGTTCATGCCGGGGACCGAGAGCCGCAACTACATCGTCGAGTGCCAGGAGCGGCTGCACAACTTCCGGATCGCCGTGGAGTTTCGTAATTCGCTGTGGTTCGAGGAGCGAAACCTTCAGAGGACCCTCGAGTTCCTCCGAAGCCACGACATCCCGGTTACCAGCGTCGACATGCCGCAGGGCTTCCGCTCCAGCATGCCTCCGGTGGCGGCGGCAACCGCCAAGGACCTGGCGTACGTCCGCTTCCACGGGCGCAACACCGAGCAGTGGGACAAGCCGCAGGAGATCGCCACCCCGCGATTCGCCTACAAGTACACTCAGGAGGAGTTGTTGCCCTGGGTTCCGAAGCTCAAAGAGCTGGCGAACCAGGCGAAGGAGGTTCACGTGCTCATGAACAACTGCTACCAGGACTACGCGGTCCAAAACGCCCGCGACCTGGGCGAGCTGCTGGAGGAGTAG
- a CDS encoding N-acetyltransferase, protein MRAENGWDHPETRRVVTAAFGRRAEAELVDKLRDTDGFVPQLSLVADKSGVILGHVMFTHVTLESDPPAKVLALAPVSVYPAFQKRGIGSALISRGLAIAEERGEPLVVVLGHPEYYPRFGFVRASTLGITSPWPDIPDDAFMVKTLSAYREDMKGTVRYPPEFDEA, encoded by the coding sequence ATTCGAGCTGAGAACGGTTGGGACCACCCCGAAACTCGCCGCGTGGTGACCGCCGCCTTCGGGCGGAGAGCCGAGGCAGAGCTTGTCGACAAGCTGCGGGACACCGACGGCTTCGTCCCGCAACTCTCGTTGGTTGCGGACAAGTCGGGGGTCATTCTGGGGCACGTCATGTTCACCCACGTAACCCTTGAATCGGACCCGCCGGCGAAGGTCCTGGCCCTGGCCCCCGTCTCGGTCTACCCGGCGTTTCAGAAGCGGGGCATCGGAAGCGCTCTGATCAGCAGGGGGCTGGCGATCGCCGAGGAGCGCGGCGAGCCGCTGGTAGTGGTCCTGGGGCACCCGGAGTACTACCCGCGCTTCGGGTTCGTGCGGGCGAGCACGCTCGGCATCACCTCGCCCTGGCCGGACATCCCCGACGACGCCTTCATGGTCAAGACCCTAAGCGCCTACCGGGAGGATATGAAGGGAACCGTGAGGTACCCCCCGGAGTTCGACGAAGCCTAG
- a CDS encoding rhodanese-like domain-containing protein has product MPEPRTAAEVVSGAQEDEGINVIGAQELREKLVRGDHFKLVNALGNWEFEAKHIPGSLHLHTVEEAVRELSVDDEIVVYCSNPSCRASSELYKHLEERGYRNLRRFAGGIVAWEDAGYPLEGKWVN; this is encoded by the coding sequence ATGCCCGAACCTCGCACGGCGGCAGAGGTCGTTTCAGGCGCGCAGGAAGACGAGGGGATCAATGTGATCGGCGCGCAGGAGCTGCGGGAGAAGCTGGTCCGAGGCGACCACTTCAAGCTTGTGAACGCTTTGGGAAACTGGGAGTTCGAAGCGAAGCACATTCCGGGCTCTCTTCACCTGCACACCGTCGAGGAGGCCGTCCGGGAGCTCTCCGTCGACGACGAGATAGTTGTGTACTGCTCAAACCCGTCGTGCCGGGCAAGCTCGGAGCTGTACAAACATCTCGAGGAGCGGGGTTACCGCAACCTGCGCCGGTTTGCCGGCGGGATAGTTGCCTGGGAGGACGCGGGTTATCCGCTCGAGGGGAAGTGGGTCAACTAG
- a CDS encoding RraA family protein: MASTGAGDKTLEVVGRVSSAALVDAMGRFHRHRCHILDLVSPTPGRVLFGPAVTISFFPACSASTDPDKVNFAGLFYEAVGAEPAGKVLVLASNGYPETSLGGATKLSRVENHHLAGVLTDGRLRDFQQLGGYRFATYCRGETTRWGGDAVTPFQANVPVVVGGVGIIPGNYIYADSGGAVVIPADELESILKEAEQIESDDVAYLETIRAERLPAPRKSPARTGPIVGRDRSRRTN, from the coding sequence ATGGCGAGCACAGGAGCAGGCGACAAGACGTTGGAGGTGGTCGGCCGAGTTTCATCGGCGGCCCTGGTCGATGCGATGGGCCGGTTCCACAGGCACCGGTGCCACATCCTGGATCTGGTAAGTCCGACGCCCGGTAGGGTGCTGTTCGGCCCGGCGGTGACGATCTCGTTTTTCCCCGCCTGTTCGGCATCCACGGATCCGGACAAGGTCAACTTTGCCGGCCTGTTCTACGAAGCGGTGGGAGCGGAGCCTGCGGGGAAAGTCCTTGTGCTGGCAAGCAACGGGTACCCCGAGACGTCGCTTGGCGGCGCCACCAAACTCTCCCGCGTTGAGAACCACCACCTCGCCGGGGTTCTCACCGATGGGCGGTTGAGGGATTTTCAGCAACTAGGCGGCTACCGGTTTGCGACCTATTGCCGGGGAGAGACCACCAGGTGGGGCGGCGATGCCGTCACCCCGTTCCAGGCCAACGTTCCCGTTGTCGTCGGGGGCGTCGGCATCATTCCGGGCAACTACATCTACGCCGACTCCGGCGGTGCGGTGGTGATACCTGCGGACGAGCTCGAAAGCATCCTCAAAGAGGCGGAGCAGATCGAATCGGACGACGTTGCCTATCTCGAGACCATCAGGGCGGAGCGATTGCCGGCTCCCCGGAAGTCTCCCGCCCGGACGGGGCCGATCGTTGGACGAGACAGATCCAGGAGGACCAATTGA